DNA sequence from the Armigeres subalbatus isolate Guangzhou_Male chromosome 1, GZ_Asu_2, whole genome shotgun sequence genome:
acttgaaaattttttgttattgaattcgacagcacatgcaatttttaaatttggggagacttgatcccctttctatgagatctgcgcaataaataatttttcttgccaacccttcatcaaatccgtcaaatctacagaaaattagaagcctaagaacggtttttatttatttttaatttttcgccaaattttgtATGGTGACTAacggggatcaagtgtccccatattgaggcaatgaCTTCAAAtataaatatcctaaaactttgatggaatgttgacattttcatcagtacagatcaataaCCATATTTATAGCTTGTTGCTgtaaaaaaacgaaagcatttggtcattgttatgaaaggttgttcaaattttgcgtggccaataaaaaaatatttaggaaggtcaaaacatacaaaccgccctgcagaattaataaggctttcaatccaaaaaataactcaccacataaaggtcatttgtctagaggatctatactaaaaaatacgctagagcaaaactactttagttatCGATAAAACAGGtggtgatcaagtctcctcggggatcaagtctccccaccttcccctacataCATGGTTTTCAATTGACGTTTCAACTTCATATTTAAATCTTAAGTGCACGAAATTAGGGTACTCACGGTAACTTCCTTAAATTTAAAATCATTGTTCTGTAGGCTTATGTACAAATGATGCCACCTTTATAGGATTGGAGCTGGTTTTGTAAAATGTTACAACTTATTCAGAATGTTAAGGTTTTCCTGATAAAAATGTGACATGCGGGTAGATGGGCGATAAAgtacagcaacagttcgctaactgggcgcgttttaactggactgttttttaactgggcgttcgctaactgggccaaagcccagttaaaaagcagttatccgtcaaaaaacaacaacaaagactCGTTGACGAGGGGACTCTGAATGGCATATTCTTTAAGCTTCATGTAAAACACGATCACAACAATGCATCGTGAATTCCCTTGTCAGCCCAGTTAAAGCGAGCGTTCGTTAACTGGGCTGATGttttagcccagttagcgaacggatGCTGTACCTATAATAAATTTTTGCGTGAGATCATTTGTACAAGAGTCGTACAGCAGTTTGCGGTCAAATAAATGTATTTAcgattagaaataaataatctCGTTCTTACACAAATCACTGGTTTGCCTCACGAAATGATCGATTCTTATCACATATAAGTACTTAGTAAATTAAGTATTATAACTTAGTATTCTGCTCTGGTTTCCTAATGATGATCTCCATTCTTAACCTTATACGTTGACTTCCATATTTCAAATAGACAAATTGTTGAATGGAAACGATAAAAGATCGCCAAAGGCATCGACACGTGAGTTATGACTGTCCACGCCCATGTACCGAAAAACTCCAAATGCGTCGGCCGGAAGCTAGCTCGTCCCTTCACTAAGGTGTTTATAAACCACATCGCCATATTTGCCACCAGAAGGAATGTGACGATTTCACGACCAGGTTTCGTGCGATTCTGCTGGGCACCACGACACTTACGCCAAACCGCATTCAGAATGAAAAGTGTTTGCATGGATGTTTGTACTAAACTGAAAACTTCAGCTATGAGACCTTCAAGAGCCCCGTAGATGCCTTGCTGAATTGCGAAATAGCTTCCGACAATACTGAACATTCCGTAGACGTAGACTCCCGTCTGCGCTAAAACCAGAAGGGTGCAATCGAGGCTGACGGAACTTGCATGCTTGTCGTTGTGCTTCTTGCAGTATTTAAGATCCCGCATTTTGATCATTGCCAGGATTACGCCCGCTGCCGTTATGGAATACAGTACGGTTTCAGCAATGGTTACTTCCAGTAGGGCGAAAAATTCATAACCAGGCTCGTCGTGCAGTACGAAGTACATAATCAAACAGATAATGGTCAGCACGGTAATTATGATTCCTCCGAACATTCCACGGTGAGCTCGCGAACAGTCTACGGAGAAGTGGTGGGCACTTTTCGTATGGGTTGTGGAGTTCACTTTTTGCGAATTTCGCCTGGTTCGATCTATTTCAGCGATGGTTTTGACTTTTTTCCACATTTCGTACAGTATTACGGCGCAAATGAGCGAGTATTCAATGGTGCAGGGAAACAGGAATGGTGAAGCGTTTTGCACTAGGGTTCCCATAATGTTGGTACGCTGGCACTCAATCAAATCAGCGGCATCATGGCTAGCAGCTCGTTTGGTGCGGTTCTGGAAGGTATCGCTGAGCAGCAGGCTTGTATCTTCTTCGCTGCTTTCGCCGCTTGCTGTCGCGGAAGCGAGTGTGGTAAGTGTGGTATTGCTGATCGTTGATACTGTGATGAAAAGGGAAGGTAAAATGTAAATCGAATATTATGTGTTAATCCAAGAGGCCAAATGAATAATCTGAGataaggaaaaatatttgtttgattGCTCATGGGAAAATAGGTGATTTTGTTTACTCCGCACATGAAAGGTAGACGGTAGACCTAAAAGCCATTATCTGGCAGAGTGACTTAGGCGTTAATTTTTATGTATCGGTGTAGACGAGTATTAACAAGGGATTATAAATGAAAGATATGTATACTGCTAGCGTGAAATAGACAGATAGAAAAGTATGGAACGAATTAAAACACTTACCAATCTTATTGTCATTGTACATATGTGCTAGATGGTgtatttcatgtttcgtttcttCGACCAGTATGTACAACCATTCGCAGAGATTCGTTGCAATCATGTGCATAAGACCAAACCGGGCAAACACTTTGTGGCGGGCCATGTCCAGTTCTGCGCTATTCAGAAAAATAAACTGCATCTGTACAATGGATAAAAACATGCGTGTGGCCGGGGTTAAGGCCACGTAGATACTCGAACAGCCAGGTGAAGCGTTCAACTCGAAGTACTGTCCAAACTCAAGTCCCGAGTACACCATGGTTCCGATACCGAATGCAATGGCACCAACTCGAAGATAGAAGCTTCCAAAATGAGGAACACGCTTTTTTGTTGGATATGCGTTTGTCTTTTCATCTACAAAAACAGATAAATTTTTAATTGACAATTGAAAATAGCAATGATTCGAAAGCACTTACGATATGTCTTGATCAAAGTCATGACTGCTCTTCGCCTCATGTTTGATGCATAGACAAATACCACAAACAGTATGCTCACAGTGTAGAGGTACAAGTAGAACCCTTGGTAAACGTTGGCCGGGATTTGAGAGGAAAGGATCTCCGTTACGGGTAGAGCTATGCCAAGTATCACAATAACCTTGGCATATAACGCCGAGAGAGCCGTACTCAGAGCATCACTGAAATCAAAACGTTGAATTAGTCAATACTACCAACTGTTTAACAACAGAAAATGTTACCTACTCTCCAACTCGTCGATTTTTTCGTCGAGACTCCATTGCCAAGTCACTATGTGCGCCAGTTCCGTGGGGAATTTGACTGAGTGATGCCCGGCTACCCATATTGGACTCGCTATCCTGGCCGTGATTGGTAGCTTTGTTTCTACCAGGCAACCATGCCAAAGAGCCCCTGCGCAAGGCGGACATTATTGCGGAAGGTCGGTGAGTTGAAAGGATGTCCTGCATTACTACCGAAGGTCTCCGGGGCGTCGATCCGTTGGTGTGTGTTCCAGAAGTGGGCCTCTGTCCCGGTTGTGTATCCTCGGGGATTTGATCCAGCAGAGAGGTCGATCCATTGTGGTTATATTTAACGGGCATAGTGGCAAAGGTAGCAGCTTTCGGGATTACTTGACTGGACTCTCCATCTGTTTTCGGAACAAGCAGAAGTTGTTGCTTCTCTCTGATGGCAGATCTATCGTCAGAGTCGATTTCGACCTGCTCACTGTGGAAGAAGAATATGAACGAGGGTGTCAATCGTCAGTCAAAGTTTGAACCAGCTCATAATCGTCTCTTGATTTACATTTATCAATAGTAATTTCAATTGGCTAGTTGAAGAAGATAATGAATATAGACGCGTCGGAATGGAACGTATACGTCACTTCAAATTGGGCTTACCCGAGCAGGAGGCAATACCTTCGAAATAATTGAATAGGCAGGCAATTCTGTACATTATTCGATACTCTTTTACAGAATTAAGGtgttttgaataaaatatatGAGGCATATTCTACAACTATAAAAGACATTAGTATTTCATTTAGCCGTCCAGATTATCCGCTTGAGACATGTTATTCggcttttttataacatttcGTTTGTCGGTAATTCTCATAATAAAACCCATGATTATAGGATCTACATATCTGAATTGAATGTCGAATTTGTTATGGTTTGTAATTGAAACTCGATTGTTATGGTACCGTAGAAAACGCTGAAAATTTTTGCAGTGCTAGATTTCATGTCACTTATGCGATACGTAGGTAGTTGGTGAGAATGAGTGAATTATCCATacatggaaatacattttactgCAAATGTTGCGGGGCCATCTTTTCAAAACTCGGCTTCACCTTTTCTGtcaaattaaatgaattttgcGTCGTCATTCACAATCTTTCTTTTTAGTTTATAATCTCTTTTTTTCAATACGTTATGATATGCGTAAAGCCATCATCAGTTATTTCTTGTTTCTCGGACTCGGACATTGGTATGTATCGCCTATCAATGCGATAAGATTGCGAGAACAATGCGTCGCGATCTATATTGAACCAGCTTTTACCGAAAACATTCAAAGCACGTGCTTAGCTTTGTAATGTCTCGTGAAGGGGAAAAATTGGGTAAGGTTCAGATtacatacaaataaaaattgtatccAAAAAAACGGCCGACGAGAAATTGGAGAGAGGTTTATTGCGCAGTACAGGACCATTGTTTATTATCGCTTTTTAAGTTACATTACCAAAATCCGTTGAGATACTGACGACTTTCGGTGCGGGGTTGATTAGTTTGTGTACTCTTACGAGTACAAACTGGAACACTGTTACCCACATGACCCACCCCAATCAAAAATCGACCTGTAAAGGAGCGGTTTCAGGAGGTTTTGTTCTATAACTACTACGGGAACCAGAAGAAACTGGTttatcaaaaaagattcacacccGCACCAAATATATCACGCACAGAACGCTCGTAAGACTGgtggtcctctacggacatgagactTGCATTGACTTGGACCATggtcgaggaggacttgcaagttGCAAGCactcgagagacgggtgcttagtaTCATTATTTGGTGGTGGCCAataaaccatgagctcgccATGACCaaaagcaatgcagtatcgaaATACAATTATTTCGGCATTTGTTCCTCCGATTTGGGAAGAAATGGTACTGGGATGCAGACTGCAGAGTGATGCTGCAAGACATAGTTTCAAATACCATTACAAGATTACAGTGCTTAGAAAAAGTTCAAAGAAAAATTTCAGATCTCACCGGCGCTGAACTAGACTGCTGTTTAATGCTATCATCTGGCGTAGACTTCGCGATTAGGTTCAGTCATTATAATCAGATGAAAATTTTGGCGAATGACGATTCTCTTCTCATGGAAGATTCCCCTGATTcaggaaacaaaaatgaaacaaaaacagTAGTTTAATCCTAAACCACAGTCAGACAAGTTTTGCATAGCAAAGTCCATGAGCTGGCAGAAGGAAACGGAATCGGTTACAAAgcgaattttcaatagcttctgCGCTGAAGTTGATCAAGTTGCGGATCATCCAGCAGTTGTTCGAACTAAGGTATTTCTACGTTAGCAAGGAAAAATGTTACGAATCAGTATTTCAGCCATTTTTTTGCATGGTGAAGCAAAAACGCTATCGTGAACAACCGAAATACACATGACTGCGCTACATGCATTGCTGGAGTTGATGCTCGCTTTGGCcttttatattttcattgcTGTTTGAAAACGGTACACGGTCAATAGACCACCAATTGTATAGGAAGTGGATCTTCGAGCAATGGAAACATGGCTCGGACACTTCTGGCTGACCCACCGAATTTTGCTGCTATCCCGGGTTTGCTGCTATTTAATTATAATCAAGATTTGACGAAGAAGATACGATTGATCAGCAGCATAGCTCAATCTTCCAGAAAGCAGGATGCGGAAAAGATCTCTACGCTCAACTTGAAAAACTCATTCGAAACAGCCCCAGATGCACTTCGCCTCAATGTAAGGCATTTCaattataattgcctaccttaaggcgtttacaAACGCTTGTTTTATATACGTAGCAAAGTGAAACTTTTGCAAAAAATGGCCGGtagttataaaattcaatgcaacttgttacgagaaTATCGGGTAAGGATTACtaccagagcgttaatgaataaagcttccaatgaatgattaaatttgttatgattaaatcattcaactctataattaaagattatgattaatgaccTAATTATTTtagacaatgattaatgattttttttttaatctttcgtttatttggtaggctcattaatgattatgattaacaattaaatacattttcgacaatgattaatgaGTATAACGTTTGGAGTATAATAAACGATTACCGATCCTGATTAAATGTTGAAAcgatatgtgtatgattaattattaacgatcgatatgattaatcaTGATCATGAATAATCATGATTAATCATTAAGGCTCTGATtactacacacatacacatacccacacaaacatacacacacgaTCAAACCGACATTTGCTCAGATCGAACAGCAAAAATACTGAAATcagaatctagagaaaatttaatttgacTGCTAACGACGCCACTCAATGATTTGAGACATCATCCATGCGAATATTTGTGTGCATCGTTTACTTCCGACGAGCgcttatgatttgcactttggaGAAAATATATCGGCTCTACCTtctcttgtataaaatggtAATTTGACAAGAATCGATTTTTAATCCACAATGCGCTTTTCTAATCACTCatagcaaacaaacgatagtccgtACCTTGCGTAAATTtttcacttgactgctgctgctgtcggaCAGTCACTCGATGATTTTCTGCTAAGTCGCCAGTCGCCCCCATTAAGAATACATTTTCAGTAACGCCACTGATATCAGGGGACCGTAACTGACgccattgggcggctacaaggcggtagactagcccaaggatacgcgcagcagctggaagtggcactcacaacggaagagcagctaggcgcaacgtctcttgaagatggctggagagatattcgatccgccattgcattggtagcaccgcaaccactgcacttggcacgg
Encoded proteins:
- the LOC134205611 gene encoding proton channel OtopLc isoform X5, encoding MPVKYNHNGSTSLLDQIPEDTQPGQRPTSGTHTNGSTPRRPSVVMQDILSTHRPSAIMSALRRGSLAWLPGRNKATNHGQDSESNMGSRASLSQIPHGTGAHSDLAMESRRKNRRVGDDALSTALSALYAKVIVILGIALPVTEILSSQIPANVYQGFYLYLYTVSILFVVFVYASNMRRRAVMTLIKTYHEKTNAYPTKKRVPHFGSFYLRVGAIAFGIGTMVYSGLEFGQYFELNASPGCSSIYVALTPATRMFLSIVQMQFIFLNSAELDMARHKVFARFGLMHMIATNLCEWLYILVEETKHEIHHLAHMYNDNKIVSTISNTTLTTLASATASGESSEEDTSLLLSDTFQNRTKRAASHDAADLIECQRTNIMGTLVQNASPFLFPCTIEYSLICAVILYEMWKKVKTIAEIDRTRRNSQKVNSTTHTKSAHHFSVDCSRAHRGMFGGIIITVLTIICLIMYFVLHDEPGYEFFALLEVTIAETVLYSITAAGVILAMIKMRDLKYCKKHNDKHASSVSLDCTLLVLAQTGVYVYGMFSIVGSYFAIQQGIYGALEGLIAEVFSLVQTSMQTLFILNAVWRKCRGAQQNRTKPGREIVTFLLVANMAMWFINTLVKGRASFRPTHLEFFGTWAWTVITHVSMPLAIFYRFHSTICLFEIWKSTYKVKNGDHH
- the LOC134205611 gene encoding proton channel OtopLc isoform X2; protein product: MSFINVVGDSNGSTSGSCNGSKYNKKNSVTFSEQVEIDSDDRSAIREKQQLLLVPKTDGESSQVIPKAATFATMPVKYNHNGSTSLLDQIPEDTQPGQRPTSGTHTNGSTPRRPSVVMQDILSTHRPSAIMSALRRGSLAWLPGRNKATNHGQDSESNMGSRASLSQIPHGTGAHSDLAMESRRKNRRVGDDALSTALSALYAKVIVILGIALPVTEILSSQIPANVYQGFYLYLYTVSILFVVFVYASNMRRRAVMTLIKTYHEKTNAYPTKKRVPHFGSFYLRVGAIAFGIGTMVYSGLEFGQYFELNASPGCSSIYVALTPATRMFLSIVQMQFIFLNSAELDMARHKVFARFGLMHMIATNLCEWLYILVEETKHEIHHLAHMYNDNKIVSTISNTTLTTLASATASGESSEEDTSLLLSDTFQNRTKRAASHDAADLIECQRTNIMGTLVQNASPFLFPCTIEYSLICAVILYEMWKKVKTIAEIDRTRRNSQKVNSTTHTKSAHHFSVDCSRAHRGMFGGIIITVLTIICLIMYFVLHDEPGYEFFALLEVTIAETVLYSITAAGVILAMIKMRDLKYCKKHNDKHASSVSLDCTLLVLAQTGVYVYGMFSIVGSYFAIQQGIYGALEGLIAEVFSLVQTSMQTLFILNAVWRKCRGAQQNRTKPGREIVTFLLVANMAMWFINTLVKGRASFRPTHLEFFGTWAWTVITHVSMPLAIFYRFHSTICLFEIWKSTYKVKNGDHH
- the LOC134205611 gene encoding proton channel OtopLc isoform X4; the protein is MYNHNNQLYSEQVEIDSDDRSAIREKQQLLLVPKTDGESSQVIPKAATFATMPVKYNHNGSTSLLDQIPEDTQPGQRPTSGTHTNGSTPRRPSVVMQDILSTHRPSAIMSALRRGSLAWLPGRNKATNHGQDSESNMGSRASLSQIPHGTGAHSDLAMESRRKNRRVGDDALSTALSALYAKVIVILGIALPVTEILSSQIPANVYQGFYLYLYTVSILFVVFVYASNMRRRAVMTLIKTYHEKTNAYPTKKRVPHFGSFYLRVGAIAFGIGTMVYSGLEFGQYFELNASPGCSSIYVALTPATRMFLSIVQMQFIFLNSAELDMARHKVFARFGLMHMIATNLCEWLYILVEETKHEIHHLAHMYNDNKIVSTISNTTLTTLASATASGESSEEDTSLLLSDTFQNRTKRAASHDAADLIECQRTNIMGTLVQNASPFLFPCTIEYSLICAVILYEMWKKVKTIAEIDRTRRNSQKVNSTTHTKSAHHFSVDCSRAHRGMFGGIIITVLTIICLIMYFVLHDEPGYEFFALLEVTIAETVLYSITAAGVILAMIKMRDLKYCKKHNDKHASSVSLDCTLLVLAQTGVYVYGMFSIVGSYFAIQQGIYGALEGLIAEVFSLVQTSMQTLFILNAVWRKCRGAQQNRTKPGREIVTFLLVANMAMWFINTLVKGRASFRPTHLEFFGTWAWTVITHVSMPLAIFYRFHSTICLFEIWKSTYKVKNGDHH
- the LOC134205611 gene encoding proton channel OtopLc isoform X1; amino-acid sequence: MTASEFSFESSNVANSIILAPSMQSKTRQVDSPVIVTWSLGADDEEDDGEHPHHHPPSDAGDHLPHLHTATSREQVEIDSDDRSAIREKQQLLLVPKTDGESSQVIPKAATFATMPVKYNHNGSTSLLDQIPEDTQPGQRPTSGTHTNGSTPRRPSVVMQDILSTHRPSAIMSALRRGSLAWLPGRNKATNHGQDSESNMGSRASLSQIPHGTGAHSDLAMESRRKNRRVGDDALSTALSALYAKVIVILGIALPVTEILSSQIPANVYQGFYLYLYTVSILFVVFVYASNMRRRAVMTLIKTYHEKTNAYPTKKRVPHFGSFYLRVGAIAFGIGTMVYSGLEFGQYFELNASPGCSSIYVALTPATRMFLSIVQMQFIFLNSAELDMARHKVFARFGLMHMIATNLCEWLYILVEETKHEIHHLAHMYNDNKIVSTISNTTLTTLASATASGESSEEDTSLLLSDTFQNRTKRAASHDAADLIECQRTNIMGTLVQNASPFLFPCTIEYSLICAVILYEMWKKVKTIAEIDRTRRNSQKVNSTTHTKSAHHFSVDCSRAHRGMFGGIIITVLTIICLIMYFVLHDEPGYEFFALLEVTIAETVLYSITAAGVILAMIKMRDLKYCKKHNDKHASSVSLDCTLLVLAQTGVYVYGMFSIVGSYFAIQQGIYGALEGLIAEVFSLVQTSMQTLFILNAVWRKCRGAQQNRTKPGREIVTFLLVANMAMWFINTLVKGRASFRPTHLEFFGTWAWTVITHVSMPLAIFYRFHSTICLFEIWKSTYKVKNGDHH
- the LOC134205611 gene encoding proton channel OtopLc isoform X3 yields the protein MYVFLQLKLVSNKEDPHNRNNSSEQVEIDSDDRSAIREKQQLLLVPKTDGESSQVIPKAATFATMPVKYNHNGSTSLLDQIPEDTQPGQRPTSGTHTNGSTPRRPSVVMQDILSTHRPSAIMSALRRGSLAWLPGRNKATNHGQDSESNMGSRASLSQIPHGTGAHSDLAMESRRKNRRVGDDALSTALSALYAKVIVILGIALPVTEILSSQIPANVYQGFYLYLYTVSILFVVFVYASNMRRRAVMTLIKTYHEKTNAYPTKKRVPHFGSFYLRVGAIAFGIGTMVYSGLEFGQYFELNASPGCSSIYVALTPATRMFLSIVQMQFIFLNSAELDMARHKVFARFGLMHMIATNLCEWLYILVEETKHEIHHLAHMYNDNKIVSTISNTTLTTLASATASGESSEEDTSLLLSDTFQNRTKRAASHDAADLIECQRTNIMGTLVQNASPFLFPCTIEYSLICAVILYEMWKKVKTIAEIDRTRRNSQKVNSTTHTKSAHHFSVDCSRAHRGMFGGIIITVLTIICLIMYFVLHDEPGYEFFALLEVTIAETVLYSITAAGVILAMIKMRDLKYCKKHNDKHASSVSLDCTLLVLAQTGVYVYGMFSIVGSYFAIQQGIYGALEGLIAEVFSLVQTSMQTLFILNAVWRKCRGAQQNRTKPGREIVTFLLVANMAMWFINTLVKGRASFRPTHLEFFGTWAWTVITHVSMPLAIFYRFHSTICLFEIWKSTYKVKNGDHH